A genomic window from Candidatus Thiocaldithrix dubininis includes:
- a CDS encoding ArsI/CadI family heavy metal resistance metalloenzyme, producing MKRFHVHVSVDNLSQNIEFYSQLFGQPPAVEKADYAKWMLDDPRINFAISTRHTQLGVNHFGFQAENEQELAELKQRAQAAAGDAVLDQGATTCCYAKSDKHWTVDPSGFAWEHYLTMGEIKEFGVEANDSSVACCVPTVTSTKKPLSITIKAEANKCCSGNNPEKTSC from the coding sequence ATGAAGCGTTTTCATGTGCATGTATCTGTTGATAATCTATCGCAAAATATTGAGTTTTATAGTCAATTGTTTGGGCAGCCGCCCGCTGTGGAAAAAGCCGATTATGCTAAGTGGATGCTGGACGATCCGCGTATTAACTTTGCCATTTCCACCCGTCATACCCAGTTAGGCGTGAATCATTTCGGCTTTCAAGCGGAAAATGAGCAGGAATTAGCCGAGCTAAAACAACGAGCACAAGCGGCAGCAGGTGATGCAGTATTAGATCAGGGGGCAACTACCTGTTGTTATGCGAAAAGTGATAAGCATTGGACAGTCGATCCATCAGGCTTTGCGTGGGAGCATTATTTAACGATGGGTGAAATTAAAGAATTTGGCGTAGAAGCAAATGATAGTAGCGTGGCGTGTTGCGTACCGACCGTAACATCTACTAAAAAGCCATTAAGCATTACCATTAAAGCAGAAGCAAATAAGTGTTGCTCAGGAAATAATCCTGAAAAAACATCTTGTTAA